The following proteins are co-located in the Heliorestis convoluta genome:
- the fdnG gene encoding formate dehydrogenase-N subunit alpha has protein sequence MSGLSRRRFLQLSGATTAVMATSLGFSLDSLEASTPRLRIADAKETTSICCFCSGGCGVICHTVNGELVNVEGDPDNPVNKGTNCSKGAASFQTAKNDERVTKVLYRAPGATSWEEKSWEWTFKRIGELTAETRNASIVHKNEQDVIVNRTEAIASLGSSILNNEDLYLISKLMRSIGVINIEHQARIUHSATVAGLGATFGRGAMTNHWIDFKNTDCALIIGSNAAENHPVSFTWLMEAKRKRGAKIIHVDPRFTRTSARADLYAPMRSGTDIPFFGGLFHYIFETGRYHHEYVLHYTNASYIVHDDYDFEEGLFSGYDEEKRTYDKATWAYKTDGQGNPLKDMTLQDPRCVFQMMKKHYARYDVDTVCSIVGMPKEKFLQVAEMFTETASPDKTGTILYAMGQTQHTVGAQNCRALSMLQLLLGNVGRPGGGVNALRGHSNVQGSTDMACLFHLLPGYMPAPNDGDHVDLAAYNATTPKGGFWTNRPKFIASLLKAWWGDHANLDNDLAYHYLPKQKRGANHSHIALFEDMMAGTIKGLFNWGQNPVVSGPNTNHEAKAMEELDWMVQIDIFENETAAFWKRPGVNPKDIKTEVFLLPATSFLEKEGSVTHSGRLIQYRWQAVEGPGDTKQESWIIDHIARAIKSHYENSNKPEDEPIKYLTWNYGSSENLPSFVDAVAREINGKDLTTGQQLPGFGALQDDGTTACGNWIYSGMYTEAGNNAKRRGTDDPSGLGVYLEWGFAWPANRRIIYNRANCDPSGKPWSEEKKSIWWDPQQERWVGYDVPDFAPTRSPQEAGGTSPFIMLPEGQARFYSVNAMNEGPFPEHYEPYESPVENKLSKVQYNPAIRIWESNERGDASQYPIVCSTWRVCEHWHTGAITRNMPWLAELMPALFVEMSPSLARERGIKHGDMVEVSSARGAIKAVAMVTERVQTLSVQGKTVEQVGLTWHFGYQGLVKGDITNILTPHIGDANTHIPEYKAFLVDVRKVS, from the coding sequence ATGTCCGGATTAAGCCGCAGACGCTTTCTGCAGTTATCAGGCGCGACCACAGCCGTCATGGCTACAAGCTTAGGCTTTTCGCTTGATAGTCTAGAAGCAAGCACGCCAAGGTTGCGGATTGCCGATGCCAAAGAAACGACTTCCATTTGCTGTTTCTGTTCCGGGGGCTGTGGCGTCATTTGTCACACAGTCAATGGAGAGCTGGTGAACGTAGAAGGTGATCCTGACAACCCCGTCAACAAAGGTACGAATTGTTCCAAAGGCGCTGCTTCATTCCAGACTGCAAAGAACGATGAACGTGTAACCAAAGTTCTCTATCGCGCGCCTGGCGCTACGTCTTGGGAAGAGAAGTCTTGGGAATGGACTTTCAAGCGCATTGGTGAATTAACAGCAGAGACTCGCAACGCTTCTATTGTACATAAGAACGAACAAGATGTTATCGTCAATCGCACAGAAGCCATCGCCAGCCTCGGTTCTTCTATATTAAATAACGAAGATCTTTACTTAATTTCCAAGTTGATGCGCTCCATTGGCGTTATCAATATTGAGCACCAAGCCCGAATATGACATAGCGCTACGGTCGCCGGTCTGGGGGCCACATTCGGAAGAGGTGCTATGACCAATCACTGGATTGATTTTAAGAACACGGACTGTGCTCTTATTATTGGAAGTAATGCTGCTGAAAATCACCCTGTCTCCTTCACTTGGCTGATGGAAGCGAAGAGGAAGCGAGGCGCTAAGATTATTCACGTAGATCCACGCTTTACTCGTACCTCAGCAAGAGCGGATCTGTACGCGCCCATGAGAAGCGGTACTGACATTCCTTTCTTCGGAGGCCTTTTCCACTATATCTTCGAGACAGGTCGCTACCACCACGAATATGTACTGCACTATACGAACGCATCCTACATCGTCCATGACGACTATGACTTCGAAGAAGGTCTCTTCTCTGGTTACGATGAAGAGAAAAGAACCTACGATAAAGCGACTTGGGCTTACAAAACCGATGGACAAGGCAACCCCCTCAAAGACATGACTTTACAAGACCCTCGTTGTGTCTTCCAGATGATGAAAAAGCATTACGCTCGCTACGATGTAGACACTGTTTGTTCCATTGTCGGCATGCCTAAAGAGAAGTTTTTGCAAGTGGCTGAGATGTTCACCGAAACAGCAAGCCCTGATAAAACAGGAACGATTCTTTATGCCATGGGACAGACACAACATACTGTAGGAGCGCAGAACTGTCGTGCTCTTTCTATGCTGCAATTATTACTAGGCAATGTCGGTCGCCCTGGTGGCGGTGTAAACGCTCTGCGCGGTCACTCCAACGTTCAGGGATCGACGGATATGGCCTGTCTCTTTCATTTACTACCGGGCTATATGCCTGCGCCGAACGATGGCGACCATGTCGATCTGGCTGCCTACAATGCTACGACACCAAAAGGCGGTTTCTGGACAAACCGACCCAAGTTTATAGCCAGTCTCTTGAAAGCCTGGTGGGGCGATCATGCGAACCTTGACAACGACCTAGCTTATCATTACCTTCCCAAGCAAAAGAGAGGGGCTAACCATTCCCATATCGCCCTTTTTGAAGATATGATGGCAGGTACGATCAAAGGTCTCTTTAACTGGGGGCAAAACCCTGTTGTATCGGGACCGAACACGAACCACGAAGCCAAGGCGATGGAAGAACTCGACTGGATGGTTCAGATCGATATTTTCGAAAATGAAACAGCAGCCTTCTGGAAACGCCCTGGCGTGAATCCAAAAGATATTAAAACAGAGGTCTTTCTACTTCCAGCCACATCGTTCTTAGAAAAAGAAGGCTCAGTGACGCACAGCGGAAGGTTAATTCAATACCGTTGGCAAGCTGTAGAAGGTCCTGGCGATACAAAGCAAGAATCTTGGATTATTGATCACATTGCTAGAGCCATCAAGTCTCACTATGAAAATAGCAACAAGCCTGAAGATGAGCCTATTAAGTATCTTACATGGAATTATGGCTCCTCTGAAAATCTACCGAGCTTTGTCGATGCTGTTGCTCGAGAGATTAACGGCAAAGATCTAACAACAGGTCAGCAACTGCCTGGCTTTGGCGCTTTACAAGATGACGGCACCACAGCCTGTGGTAACTGGATCTACAGCGGTATGTACACAGAAGCTGGCAACAACGCCAAGCGTCGTGGTACTGATGATCCTTCTGGCCTTGGTGTCTATCTAGAATGGGGCTTTGCTTGGCCTGCCAACCGTCGAATTATTTACAACCGTGCCAACTGTGATCCTTCTGGAAAGCCTTGGTCCGAAGAAAAGAAGTCTATCTGGTGGGATCCCCAGCAAGAGCGCTGGGTTGGTTATGATGTACCTGATTTTGCACCGACTCGCTCTCCGCAAGAAGCGGGCGGTACCAGTCCTTTCATCATGCTACCGGAAGGACAGGCTCGCTTCTATTCTGTGAATGCCATGAACGAAGGACCTTTTCCAGAGCATTATGAACCTTACGAAAGCCCTGTAGAGAACAAGCTTTCGAAAGTACAATACAATCCAGCCATTCGGATCTGGGAAAGCAATGAGCGAGGCGACGCTTCTCAATACCCCATTGTCTGTTCCACTTGGCGAGTTTGCGAACACTGGCATACGGGCGCTATTACGCGCAACATGCCCTGGTTGGCTGAACTAATGCCAGCGCTTTTCGTTGAGATGAGTCCTTCCCTTGCCCGTGAACGTGGCATTAAGCATGGCGATATGGTAGAAGTCTCATCAGCCCGTGGCGCCATTAAAGCGGTCGCCATGGTAACAGAGCGAGTACAAACTCTATCTGTACAAGGTAAAACAGTAGAGCAAGTTGGTCTTACTTGGCACTTTGGTTACCAAGGGCTTGTCAAAGGCGATATCACCAACATCCTTACGCCTCATATCGGCGATGCCAATACACACATACCAGAGTACAAAGCCTTTCTGGTTGATGTAAGGAAGGTGAGCTAA
- a CDS encoding TspO/MBR family protein, which translates to MRSIVTFIATYALYTLPSFLFPMDQRWLQSLNKPAWSPPGAVVGLVWMLIYGGIALSVALLQDKVGWRNLGWLWKGSFLANVFLVFIYFAGQTVSKNLFLSVLNTALIALTAFLLVFVSWPYYRLSALLFLPYALWSSFATYLAWALYRLNP; encoded by the coding sequence ATGCGGTCAATCGTCACTTTTATTGCGACGTATGCTTTATATACTCTTCCCAGCTTTTTATTCCCCATGGATCAGCGGTGGCTTCAGTCATTGAATAAGCCAGCCTGGTCTCCACCTGGTGCCGTTGTCGGCCTTGTCTGGATGCTTATCTATGGAGGAATTGCTTTGTCGGTGGCTCTTTTACAAGACAAAGTCGGTTGGCGTAATTTAGGCTGGCTTTGGAAAGGATCTTTTCTTGCCAATGTGTTCCTTGTCTTTATCTATTTTGCAGGTCAAACGGTAAGCAAAAATCTATTTCTCTCTGTTCTTAATACGGCTTTAATCGCGCTCACTGCTTTTTTGCTTGTCTTTGTATCCTGGCCTTATTATCGTCTTTCGGCCCTGCTTTTTCTGCCTTATGCCCTTTGGTCTAGCTTTGCGACCTATCTAGCCTGGGCTCTCTACCGACTCAATCCCTGA
- a CDS encoding ABC transporter ATP-binding protein, translating into MQAMIELKEVEKEFSGQVIIPPLSLKIEEGEFFTLLGPSGCGKTTLMRMIAGLELPSKGEILLAGQAVTKLPPYKRDVNMVFQQYALFPHMSVEENICFGLKMKKVALEEQKKRAEEVMALTELMEYRYRRPKELSGGQQQRVAIARAIVNNPKVLLLDEPLGALDFQLRKHLQLELKKLQKNLGLTFLYVTHDQEEAITMSDRIAVMNKGQLEQIGSAHEIYHKPKTRFVATFIGENNIFQQDERYYALRPEKINLHDPLKTQECTYPLYRGIIEDIVFLGNIDKVFVRMVDESLDLSVFMAYQYFDDKRRWQVGEEVLIGWESSGAVRVGS; encoded by the coding sequence ATGCAAGCTATGATTGAATTAAAAGAAGTGGAAAAAGAATTTAGCGGCCAAGTAATTATTCCACCGCTATCTTTGAAGATAGAAGAAGGGGAATTTTTTACTTTACTAGGTCCTAGTGGTTGCGGGAAAACAACGCTCATGCGGATGATTGCTGGCTTAGAATTGCCGAGCAAGGGAGAGATCTTACTAGCAGGTCAGGCCGTCACGAAACTGCCGCCTTATAAACGAGATGTCAATATGGTTTTCCAGCAGTACGCTTTATTTCCCCACATGAGTGTAGAAGAAAATATCTGCTTCGGTCTAAAAATGAAAAAAGTAGCTCTTGAGGAACAAAAAAAGCGGGCCGAAGAAGTCATGGCTCTTACAGAATTGATGGAATATCGCTATCGTCGTCCTAAAGAGTTATCAGGTGGGCAACAACAAAGAGTTGCCATTGCACGAGCGATTGTGAACAATCCCAAAGTTTTACTCTTAGACGAACCGCTTGGCGCTTTAGATTTTCAACTGCGCAAACATTTGCAGTTAGAACTTAAAAAATTACAAAAAAATCTTGGCCTTACTTTTCTCTATGTAACCCACGATCAAGAAGAAGCTATCACCATGTCTGATCGCATTGCTGTTATGAACAAAGGTCAGTTAGAGCAAATCGGCAGTGCTCACGAGATTTATCACAAGCCGAAGACACGCTTCGTGGCAACCTTTATTGGAGAGAACAATATTTTTCAACAGGATGAAAGGTACTACGCGCTTCGTCCAGAGAAAATCAATCTTCATGATCCACTCAAAACGCAAGAATGTACATATCCCTTATACCGAGGTATTATTGAAGATATTGTCTTCTTAGGCAACATTGATAAAGTCTTTGTTCGAATGGTTGACGAGAGCCTTGATCTTTCTGTCTTTATGGCCTATCAGTATTTTGATGACAAGCGTCGTTGGCAAGTAGGAGAAGAAGTTCTTATCGGCTGGGAAAGCAGCGGCGCTGTGAGGGTTGGCTCATGA
- a CDS encoding ABC transporter permease has product MSRGRWLAYPALAWLFLFFLSPLLIVVFLSFMQRGTYGQVIYQFTTENYLRFFEPLYLQIFGDTLVMAFFTTVVCFLLGYPIAYQISKLTRSWQNLFLLLVMVPFWINFLIRSYAWVIILRSQGMVNTFLLDLGLIEQPLNLLYNFGAVSLGMVYAHLPFMILPIYVSLEQLDRRLLEAAYDLGATPIKTFFYVTLPQTLPGIIAGSILVFVSSLGMFVIPDIMGGAKSALIGNLIQNQFLSARDWPFGSALSMMLAFFSLILIYLYYRALQAQQGKEEKG; this is encoded by the coding sequence ATGAGTCGGGGCCGTTGGCTAGCTTATCCAGCCTTAGCATGGCTTTTTCTTTTTTTCTTATCGCCTCTACTCATTGTTGTCTTCTTGTCTTTTATGCAACGAGGCACTTATGGGCAAGTCATATATCAATTTACGACGGAGAATTATCTGCGTTTTTTTGAACCTCTTTACTTGCAGATTTTCGGTGATACCCTGGTTATGGCCTTTTTTACGACGGTAGTTTGTTTTCTCTTAGGCTATCCCATCGCCTATCAGATTTCAAAGCTAACACGGAGCTGGCAAAACCTTTTCTTGCTCCTTGTGATGGTGCCTTTCTGGATTAACTTTCTCATTCGATCTTATGCCTGGGTGATTATCTTGCGTTCTCAAGGCATGGTGAACACTTTCTTATTGGATTTGGGTTTGATTGAACAGCCTCTCAATCTCCTGTATAACTTTGGCGCTGTTTCTCTGGGGATGGTGTATGCGCACTTGCCTTTTATGATCTTGCCGATCTATGTCTCTTTAGAACAGCTCGATCGTCGTCTTTTAGAAGCAGCCTATGATCTAGGAGCAACGCCGATAAAAACTTTCTTCTATGTCACCTTACCACAGACTTTGCCTGGCATTATAGCGGGCTCTATCTTGGTCTTTGTATCTTCCTTAGGTATGTTCGTCATTCCAGATATTATGGGTGGCGCTAAATCTGCTTTGATTGGCAACTTGATTCAGAATCAATTTCTATCGGCTCGAGACTGGCCATTCGGTTCTGCCCTCTCCATGATGCTAGCCTTTTTCTCTTTGATTCTAATCTATCTTTATTATAGAGCCTTACAAGCCCAACAAGGGAAGGAGGAGAAAGGGTGA
- a CDS encoding ABC transporter permease, protein MKPLRHRLLFTYTMAVLAFLYIPIVVLVLYSFNASRINAQWSGFTFDWYISAFQNRYVMEALYNSLTIALIAMIVSTVLGTMTALALHRYKFRWKGAIHSLIYLPILIPEIVMGLSLLVLFSQLAIPLGKLTVVIAHISFCISFVVIIVLARLEGLGKDLEEAAQDLGATPWQTFRYVTFPLISPGVLAGALMAFTLSIDDFVISFFVAGPNSTTLPLYIYGMVKRGVSPEINALSTLLILFIVIVTVALVILPERFQSRVSDKKAQRQMPF, encoded by the coding sequence GTGAAGCCGTTGCGACATCGTCTGCTTTTTACCTATACCATGGCCGTCTTGGCTTTTCTCTACATTCCGATTGTGGTGCTTGTACTTTACTCTTTTAATGCCTCGCGCATCAATGCCCAGTGGAGTGGTTTTACTTTTGATTGGTATATTTCAGCGTTTCAGAATCGATATGTTATGGAGGCGCTCTATAACAGTTTGACCATCGCTCTGATCGCGATGATCGTCTCCACGGTGCTAGGTACGATGACGGCACTGGCCCTTCATCGTTACAAGTTCCGGTGGAAGGGTGCAATTCACAGCCTGATCTACTTACCGATCCTGATCCCGGAAATCGTAATGGGCCTTTCGCTCCTTGTGCTTTTTAGCCAATTGGCCATTCCACTTGGTAAGCTTACGGTGGTGATTGCTCATATCAGTTTCTGTATTTCTTTTGTCGTGATTATTGTTTTAGCTCGCCTCGAAGGGTTGGGCAAAGACCTAGAAGAAGCGGCACAAGACTTGGGCGCTACCCCATGGCAGACCTTTCGCTATGTTACCTTTCCACTCATATCACCAGGTGTTCTAGCCGGTGCCTTGATGGCCTTTACGCTTTCTATTGATGATTTTGTCATTAGCTTCTTTGTGGCGGGGCCTAATTCGACGACCTTGCCTCTTTATATCTATGGTATGGTAAAAAGAGGTGTATCTCCGGAAATTAATGCTCTTTCAACATTGCTCATACTTTTCATTGTAATCGTTACGGTGGCTCTGGTTATTTTGCCGGAGCGTTTTCAGAGTCGCGTAAGCGATAAGAAAGCGCAGCGGCAGATGCCTTTCTAA
- a CDS encoding polyamine ABC transporter substrate-binding protein: MFWGKKRKLVALLLTAFFVVALLSGCSGGDGSSRSSQVLNIYSWADNFCEDVIADFEREYGVRVNYDNFSSNEELLAKIQAGGAQYDLIQPSDYMVSTMIKLNLLEEINKENIPNLSNMVTTFEKPPYDPEDKYSIVYTWGVTGIAYNPKYVKEEITSWEDLWNRAHQGRLVLLNDSREVIGMALKKNGFSNSSRDEGEIREAVEDLKALLPNLLAFDTDTIKQKFIAEEAWIGTVWSGDAAFIYEENPDIEFVVPKEGATIWADTFAIPKGAKNKELAEKFINYILEPEVSVRNYEYIGYSNPNKEAYPLHNEEYRNNPMIFLSDEEMSNTEWLEDVGDVLPLYDRLWTELRVGR; encoded by the coding sequence GTGTTTTGGGGTAAGAAAAGAAAACTAGTTGCCCTTCTTCTAACTGCTTTCTTTGTCGTAGCTCTTCTTTCGGGTTGTAGTGGTGGTGACGGTTCTTCGAGGAGTTCGCAGGTTCTAAACATTTACAGTTGGGCCGATAATTTCTGTGAAGATGTGATTGCTGATTTTGAGCGGGAATATGGTGTCCGTGTCAATTATGATAACTTTTCAAGTAATGAAGAGTTGTTAGCGAAGATTCAAGCCGGTGGTGCCCAATATGATCTAATTCAGCCTTCTGATTATATGGTTTCTACCATGATTAAGCTTAATTTGTTAGAAGAGATTAACAAAGAGAATATACCGAACTTGAGCAATATGGTGACAACTTTTGAGAAACCTCCCTATGATCCAGAAGACAAGTATTCCATTGTTTACACTTGGGGTGTTACAGGTATTGCCTATAATCCCAAGTATGTAAAAGAAGAGATTACGAGCTGGGAAGACTTGTGGAATCGGGCTCATCAAGGCCGTCTTGTTCTGCTTAATGATTCTCGTGAAGTAATTGGTATGGCTCTGAAGAAAAATGGTTTCTCCAATAGCAGCCGCGATGAAGGGGAAATTAGAGAAGCTGTGGAAGACCTAAAAGCTTTGCTTCCGAACTTACTCGCTTTTGATACTGATACGATTAAGCAAAAGTTTATTGCAGAGGAAGCTTGGATTGGCACAGTTTGGTCTGGCGATGCTGCTTTTATCTACGAAGAAAATCCTGACATTGAATTTGTAGTGCCGAAAGAAGGCGCAACCATCTGGGCTGATACCTTTGCCATTCCCAAAGGTGCTAAGAACAAAGAACTGGCCGAGAAGTTTATCAACTATATTCTTGAGCCAGAAGTTAGCGTAAGAAACTATGAATATATTGGCTATAGCAACCCTAACAAGGAAGCCTATCCACTTCATAACGAAGAATATCGCAACAATCCCATGATCTTCTTAAGCGATGAAGAGATGAGCAATACGGAGTGGCTTGAAGATGTGGGGGACGTACTGCCCCTCTATGATCGCTTGTGGACTGAGTTGAGAGTGGGTCGTTAG
- a CDS encoding diaminopimelate dehydrogenase: MEKKLRVAIVGYGNIGKYSLQAIDAAPDMEVAGVVRRASSMNQEKPKELTDVPVVASIKDLGPVDVAILATPTRSVPEQAKEILALGINTVDSYDIHGALVDLRRELAEVAQKHNSVAIISAGWDPGTDSMIRSIFEFMTPKGLSYTNFGPGMSMGHSVAAKSIEGVRDALSMTIPLGTSVHRRMVYVELEEGADFKTVEQAILTDSYFKNDETHVTQVPKVSDLVDMGHGVLMERKGVSGSSHNQLLKFEMRINNPALTAQVLIASARATFKQKPGAYTMIEVPIIDYLYGDRETLIRDLV; this comes from the coding sequence ATGGAAAAGAAACTAAGAGTCGCCATCGTAGGCTATGGTAACATCGGAAAGTATTCGCTGCAAGCCATTGACGCAGCACCTGATATGGAAGTAGCAGGTGTTGTTCGCCGAGCTTCTTCTATGAACCAAGAAAAGCCAAAAGAATTAACAGACGTCCCTGTCGTTGCTTCCATCAAAGACCTAGGACCTGTAGATGTAGCCATTTTGGCCACGCCCACTCGTTCTGTTCCCGAACAAGCCAAAGAAATTCTTGCTTTAGGAATCAATACCGTTGACAGTTACGATATCCATGGTGCCCTTGTTGACTTACGGCGAGAATTAGCAGAAGTGGCGCAAAAACATAACAGTGTTGCCATCATTTCTGCCGGATGGGATCCCGGCACCGACTCTATGATTCGCAGTATCTTTGAATTTATGACTCCCAAAGGTCTTAGTTACACCAACTTTGGACCTGGCATGAGCATGGGTCACTCTGTTGCGGCCAAGTCCATTGAGGGCGTTCGCGATGCCCTTTCCATGACCATTCCACTAGGCACCAGCGTTCATCGCCGCATGGTGTATGTAGAATTAGAAGAAGGTGCTGACTTTAAGACGGTAGAACAAGCCATTCTTACGGACAGCTATTTCAAAAACGATGAAACCCACGTAACCCAAGTTCCTAAAGTAAGCGACTTGGTCGACATGGGTCATGGTGTTCTCATGGAAAGAAAAGGTGTTTCCGGATCAAGTCACAACCAATTGCTCAAGTTCGAAATGCGTATTAACAATCCTGCTTTAACAGCCCAAGTATTGATCGCCTCAGCGAGAGCTACTTTTAAGCAGAAGCCTGGTGCTTATACGATGATTGAAGTTCCTATCATCGACTATCTCTATGGAGACCGCGAAACTTTGATTCGCGATCTCGTATAA
- a CDS encoding S-layer homology domain-containing protein, with amino-acid sequence MHKMRTFLAPMLVFAMLFTFLPLAVAEEGVVNPEAMGTTDLEALLLEMDTDALVEDLLTSPELGQLALRAAMGEAFSLQLQAELTEGEFSHGTASLMIADNQQDLLALLAAYGQLQKGADIVDVTADVNMEDLFTRLQLNGQDVEALTQEELELLYEEYVLPFNVEEALATGAYQVRIALMDVTNAASPLMILAKTLEFGTEGTAEVPAVLTDIEGHWAKAEILEAFEKGLIMGYQDKTFKPNQEITRVEFFVLAARAFGLESGEENLPFTDAGLIYNDYKAAVSAAVDAGILDGYDNGDGTFSLKPEQKITRDEMATFVAKALGLELSDATLTFADASEIADWAAPYVATAAEKGIVNGHANNTFEPRGITTRAQAAVLFLNVLNYLEQQ; translated from the coding sequence ATGCACAAAATGCGTACCTTTCTAGCACCTATGCTTGTTTTCGCAATGCTCTTTACTTTCCTGCCTCTAGCTGTAGCGGAAGAAGGCGTTGTGAACCCTGAAGCAATGGGGACAACAGATCTAGAAGCTTTGCTTCTTGAAATGGACACAGATGCCCTTGTTGAGGACCTCCTTACATCTCCTGAACTAGGTCAATTGGCTCTACGTGCTGCTATGGGAGAAGCTTTTTCTCTTCAACTACAAGCAGAACTAACAGAAGGTGAATTCTCTCATGGAACAGCCTCCTTGATGATTGCTGACAACCAACAGGATCTGCTCGCCCTATTGGCAGCCTACGGTCAACTGCAAAAAGGTGCTGATATCGTTGATGTGACCGCTGATGTGAACATGGAAGATCTATTTACTCGTCTACAACTGAACGGTCAAGACGTAGAAGCTTTGACGCAAGAAGAACTTGAACTTCTCTACGAAGAATATGTTCTACCTTTTAACGTCGAAGAAGCGCTGGCAACGGGCGCTTATCAAGTTCGTATCGCTCTAATGGACGTAACCAATGCAGCCTCTCCGCTGATGATTCTGGCTAAAACGCTGGAATTTGGTACAGAAGGAACTGCGGAAGTTCCTGCAGTACTCACTGATATTGAAGGTCACTGGGCAAAAGCCGAAATTCTAGAAGCTTTCGAAAAAGGCTTGATCATGGGCTATCAAGATAAAACCTTTAAGCCCAATCAGGAAATCACACGTGTAGAGTTCTTTGTTCTAGCAGCTCGTGCTTTTGGCCTTGAGTCTGGCGAAGAAAACCTACCTTTCACTGACGCTGGTCTAATCTACAATGATTATAAAGCCGCTGTTTCTGCTGCTGTTGATGCAGGAATTCTAGATGGTTATGACAATGGTGATGGCACTTTCTCTTTAAAGCCTGAACAAAAAATCACTAGAGATGAAATGGCCACATTCGTTGCGAAAGCGCTAGGTTTGGAACTATCTGACGCTACCCTCACATTCGCTGATGCCAGTGAAATTGCAGACTGGGCAGCACCTTATGTTGCCACAGCAGCAGAAAAAGGTATTGTAAATGGTCACGCCAACAACACCTTTGAACCTCGTGGTATCACCACACGCGCTCAAGCCGCTGTGCTTTTCTTGAATGTATTAAACTATCTTGAACAACAGTAA
- a CDS encoding Ger(x)C family spore germination protein, with amino-acid sequence MRKSSTSRVRLFFLSLLLVLSLFNTSCWDRRELETLSFVLNMGVDQSVVENQYDVVFRIAIPGQLDPRGGKASGTDTMPDGHKLVTVTARSIPEAVSLLGTSIGRKLDFRHLRAVVFGEELAATEGIHYHLDYLEREPQFRRTTYVWINKFGTARDLMLNNLPVIETFMTRYIEGISESMRELGYARPMLLHDIVAEIEEHHVDTVVPLICINPIVEKEVENNQVTPMSTEEYHDEVNKDLIGGETLDHFNRSGGNPLEMIGIAVLQEGVMIEQLSGWESRIYGLLRDNYRYGLWIFDDPEVENRTFAVELYRSRPPNVTIDWNKEDPVTIDIHLFLEGNIRDIQSLEKHVSPDKYTLLEAEVEKIVAEQALELIRKMQALESDPFYFARFVRTQMLYKQEYIALDWKKRFSQAEVTVSAEFNLRRPGMVLQPIIIPEQE; translated from the coding sequence ATGAGAAAAAGCTCTACTTCTAGGGTTCGTCTTTTTTTTCTTTCTCTGCTCTTGGTGCTTTCTTTATTCAATACAAGTTGCTGGGATCGAAGAGAATTAGAAACATTGTCCTTTGTTTTGAATATGGGCGTTGATCAAAGCGTGGTTGAAAATCAATATGATGTTGTTTTTCGTATTGCCATTCCTGGACAACTGGATCCACGGGGCGGCAAAGCTTCAGGTACTGATACAATGCCCGATGGCCATAAGCTTGTTACTGTTACAGCTCGCTCCATCCCTGAAGCCGTCTCTTTGTTAGGAACAAGCATAGGAAGAAAGCTTGACTTTCGTCATCTTCGCGCCGTAGTTTTTGGCGAAGAACTGGCCGCTACAGAAGGCATTCACTATCATCTTGATTATCTCGAACGCGAGCCTCAGTTTCGGCGAACAACGTATGTCTGGATTAATAAGTTTGGCACTGCTCGTGATCTTATGTTAAACAATCTACCGGTCATCGAAACATTTATGACTCGTTATATTGAAGGTATAAGCGAAAGCATGCGCGAGTTGGGCTATGCCCGGCCTATGCTTTTACACGATATCGTTGCAGAAATTGAGGAACATCACGTTGATACAGTCGTACCTCTGATCTGTATTAATCCCATCGTGGAAAAGGAAGTTGAGAATAATCAAGTAACTCCCATGTCAACGGAAGAGTATCATGACGAAGTTAATAAAGATCTAATTGGTGGGGAAACCTTAGATCACTTTAATCGTTCTGGCGGTAATCCCCTTGAAATGATTGGCATCGCTGTGCTTCAAGAAGGCGTCATGATCGAGCAATTATCAGGCTGGGAGTCTCGGATCTACGGTCTTTTACGAGATAATTACCGCTATGGTTTGTGGATCTTCGATGATCCAGAAGTAGAAAACCGGACCTTTGCCGTAGAGTTATATCGTTCCCGTCCGCCCAATGTTACCATTGATTGGAATAAAGAAGACCCTGTAACCATTGATATTCACCTTTTCTTAGAAGGCAATATACGAGATATTCAATCTTTAGAAAAGCATGTATCACCTGACAAATATACGCTTTTAGAAGCAGAAGTTGAAAAAATAGTAGCAGAACAAGCCTTAGAGTTAATTCGCAAAATGCAAGCTTTAGAATCTGATCCTTTCTATTTTGCGCGCTTTGTGCGAACACAAATGTTATATAAGCAAGAATACATCGCCTTAGATTGGAAGAAGCGCTTTTCTCAAGCCGAAGTTACCGTTTCTGCAGAGTTTAATTTGCGTCGACCTGGCATGGTTCTTCAACCCATTATAATTCCAGAACAGGAATAA